GTATAACCTCCTTCGCCACGTAAATATGCATCTACAACTTTCTTTTTAAACTCATAACTGTATACAGCCATAAAAATACCGACCTCCAATCGTTAGATTTTTGGTCTAACTTTTGGGGGTCGGTACATTAAGTAAGATGCCTTTTATTCTACAGAATAATTTCTGATTTCTTCTACTTTTCTTATCTTCCAAGGTCCTTGTTCATTTTCCTGTTTTTCTAATTCAAATTCATATACTTTTACCTTATTATATCTTGGATGAATCTCTGTAGGATAATAAAAAGATAAATAGACTATATTTTCTACATCTTTTCTTTCAAAGAAGTAATAAGAAGGTAAAGATATTTGATTCCACCCTTCTTCTACCTCTTGGATCATGCTTTCTACACCTTCAGGATTCTGATCTTCCTCCAGCAAATATCCCTGAGCTTCTTTGATTAAACCCAATTCATAGGCCTGAAAAAAAGCTTTTACTGTCATTTGGGGTTCCATAGGCCATTGGGGCCTTCCCTTCCACCAGCTTGTGACCTTTTCCACTTCCTTGTATTTGTTCTCTACCCATTGATAGATGGTTTTGCCATAGTGATCTACTGTATCAAATAATCTTTTTCCTACCAATATTTGGCCATTAGAAAATAAAGCAATATCATCTCCGTAAGCCCAAAAAATCCTATTAAGTTGTTGATCTTGATATTGAAATATTTCTATATACTGGTGGGAGTTCCCAAACTCTCCCTTTATAATAATTTCTTCTTTTCCATCTCCATTGATATCCTTAATAAACCATTGGGATTGTTCTTCTTCATAATCCTTAAGAATTATTTTATTTCCTTCATTTAACTTCAGAAAGTAGTATTTTCCTTGTTTTATCAGTTGAACTTTTTCTAAATTATTATCATTATTTAAATCCGCCACTTGTTCTTCGAGCAAAACTTCCTGTCCTGAAAGTTCAATTTTTGCCCTGGTGGTCAAATGAATGGATAATTGGTATACCTGATTTGGCCATTGATTTATGCTGATATTATCCCAAAAGTCTTGTTCTTCAGAAATCAATAATTTTCCTTCTTTAAAACTCAATATCTTTTCCGTAGAAGTCTGATTATCCTTAGCGTGTAAAGGATCCATTTTAATATGAATAGTGTCATTGGCTTTCACATTTATGATGTAGGGGATTTTTGCATTTACCTTTTGTTCTCCTAATTTTTCATCGTTGATATATAAATTAGAAGGATCGCCTGGGGTAATAATTAAAGTGACTTCTTCTTTTAGCATGTTAAAAACAGCTTTCTCTTCCATATTACACCATTGATAAATAAAAATACTCATCAATAAAATAATCAATACGAGAAATGATAGGACTATAGATTTCATTTTTTTCCAAGAAAATACTTTTATAATAATCATTTTTTCTGCTCCCCTTTTCATATTATAAATTTATGGGGAGAAGTTTAAAAAAATGTCATTTATTCATTTTTATCCTAAAGCCACATCTAATACCATCATAACAGCAAAACCTAACATAGCTCCAATGGTAGCAACATGGGTATTTTTGTTCAATTGGGATTCTGGAATAAGTTCCTCTACCACTACGTATATCATCGCACCTGCGGCAAAAGATAAAGCATAGGGCAATATGGGTTCCATGGCTACAACTGCTATAGCCCCTATAACTCCTGCTATAGGCTCTACAATCCCTGAAGCCTGACCGTAAAGAAAACTTTTCCACCTGGAAAGCCCTTCCCTTCTGAGGGGAATAGACACTGCTGCTCCCTCAGGAAAGTTTTGTATGCCTATTCCCAAGGCCAAGGCAATGGCTCCCCCAATGGTAGCGGGACTGGATCCTGTGGCCAATGCTCCAAAGGCCACTCCTACGGCCAACCCCTCTGGAATATTATGAAGGGTAATAGCCAATACCAATAAAACACTTCTATGCCAATTGGTTTCTATTCCTTCAGCTTCACTTGTGGGGTATCCCATATGCAAATGAGGAATAATATTATCTACTAGCCATAAAAAAGCTCCTCCTCCTAGAAATCCTATCACTGCTGGTAAAACGGGATACTTGCTAGTTTTTTCCGCCATATCAATAGCTGGAGCAAGTAAGGACCAAAAGCTTGCTGCTATCATAACCCCTGCGGCAAAACCTAACATACCATCTAATACTTTTCTATTAATGGTTTTAAATATAAATACCAATCCTGCCCCCAGGGCAGTGACAAACCATGTAAAAAGAGTAGCAATTAAGGCCTGAGTAACATGATCTATTTCGTAGAACCATTGAAACATCGACACTATCATCTCCTTTAAAACTTTTATATTCAATAGGTATTATCCTATTAGATCTTTTAGTTTATTCCCTTTTTTATTTCTATTCAAGCAAATTTTTTATTTGTTTATTTTATTATAAAATGGTTAAAAATAATAGGAGATTTCATAGCAATAATTTACTAGGGAGGGTTTCTTTTGAAAAGTATAGATATATTAGTCCAAGAGCATAACAACATACAAAGAGTGTTGGCCGTTGTAAGAAAGGCGTGTATGGATATTGTAGAAGGCGGCGACGTAGATACTGAGGATTTCTTGGCTATAGTTGATTTTATTAAAAATTATGCAGATAAGCATCATCATGGAAAAGAAGAGGATATGCTGTTTGCAGATATGTCTAATGAATTAGGCGAAGCCATAAAAGTTGGGCCTGTTCAAGGAATGCTTATAGAACATGATATGGGCAGAAGGTTCGTAAAACTTCTAGAGGAAGCAATTAAAAGATACCAAGCAGGGGATAAAGGTGCTAAAGTAGATATTATTGCCAACGCCATTGGCTATGCCCATTTATTAAATGATCATATTGATAAGGAAAATAATGTACTTTATCAATTTGCCCTACGTCAATTAAAAGATGAAACTAAGGAGAAATTAGATAGGGAATTTAATGAATATGAATCCTTAGATGAACATCAAGAGAGAAGAGAAAAGTACATTCATATGGTTAAAGAATTGCAGAAAAAATATAATCTAATATAATCAAACAGAGGGTAGAAAAATATTATTTTTCTACCCTCTGTTTGATTATAAAGTATCATAAATACCATATATATTTTCCTTACTTGCAATTAGTATTTTATTTATGATACTTCCTTATTTTTTATTTCATCTATAATCTTCGGTAGAAGAACATCTACCTAGTATCTACTTCTCATAAGAAGCTAATCTTTCTAACACCTTTTCCATCATTTCCTGATATTTTTTCTGCTTTTCTTTTTCTTGTTCCACTACTTGGTCAGGTGCTTTGGCTATAAAACCTTGGTTAGATAGTTTCCCATTAACGCGTTTTAATTCAGATTCTAAATGGGATTTTTCTTTTTGTAGCCGCTCTATTTCCTTTTCTTTATCCACAAGATCTTCTAGGGGGATAAAAATTTCTACTTTATCTACCACGGTAGTCACTGCATTCTCTGGTATATTTTCTTTTATCGTATTAACCACTATTTCTGATGCACTGGCAAGACTTTTGAAATATGCAGCGGAATTTTTCAATAATCCAGCAATATTTTCATTATCAGCAATTAATATTACTTTTGCTTTTCTAGAAGGAACCACATTCATCTCTGCTCTAGCATTTCGAATACTTCGAATAACCGCCATGATAGTTTTCATTTCTTGCTCTTCTTTTTCATAGTTATTTTCTTCTTTGTATTCTGGCCATTGAGAGATCATAATACTTTCTTCCTGTCCTGGAAGGTGGGTGAAAATCTCTTCCGTGATGAAGGGCATAAAGGGGTGTAGCAATTTTAGTGTATTCTTTAATACCTTTACCAAGGTATACTGAGCTGCAATTTTGCTATTTTGATCTTCTCCATATAATCTTGGTTTGACCAACTCAATATACCAATCACAGTATTCACTCCAAATAAAATCATAAAGCTTTGCTGTCGCAATGCCTAGTTCATATTTATCTAGGTTTTCCGTAATCTCTTTTATTAGGGTATTGCATCTACTAATGATCCATTTATCTGCACTAGTGAAATTTTCATTGGCAATATCTTCTTTGTCTAAAATGTCCTCCTGTAGGTTCATCAAAACAAATCTAGAGGCATTCCATATCTTATTGGCAAAGTTTCTATTGGCTTCCACTTTTTCCATATGCCATCGAGTATCATTTCCCGGGGAATTTCCCGTAACTAAGGTAAATCTTAAAGCATCTGCTCCAAATTCTTCAATAATTTCTAGGGGATCTACTCCATTTCCCAAGGATTTACTCATTTTTCTTCCCTGGGCATCTCGTACAATCCCATGGATATATACATCTTCAAAGGGGGTTTCTCCCATTTGTTCTATTCCTGAGAAAATCATTCTAGCTACCCAGAAGAAGATAATATCATAGCCTGTGACTAAAACATTATTGGGGTAGAACTTCTCTACATCCTCTGTTTTATCTGGCCATCCTAAAGTAGAGAAAGGCCAAAGGGCAGAACTAAACCAGGTATCCAACACATCTTCATCTTGCACAATATGGCTAGAACCACAAGAGCATTTCTCTGGAGCCTCCTTGGCCACTATAGTCTCCCCACAGTCTTGGCAATAATAGGCTGGAATACGATGACCCCACCATAATTGTCTAGATATACACCAATCTCTGATATTTTCCATCCAATTGTAATAGATTTTTTCAAACCGTTCTGGGATAAATTTAGTTTCTCCTTCTCTTACTACTTGTAATGCTGGCTGAGCTAAAGGTTCCATTTTGACAAACCATTGTTGTGAAATAATAGGCTCAACTGTAGTAGAACATCTATAACAGCCACCAACATTATGAGGATGAGCTTCTATATTCACTAAGAGCCCCATTCCTTTTAAATCTTCTACTATAGCTTTTCTTGCCTCATAGCGATCCATTCCCTCATATTTCCCTGCCAATTCATTCATGGTAGCATCATCATGCATCACCTTAATTTTAGGTAATTTATGGCGTAATCCTACTTCAAAATCATTGGGGTCATGGGCTGGAGTAATCTTTACAGCTCCTGTACCAAATTCCATATCTACATAACTGTCTGCAATAATAGGAATTTCTCTATTCATTAGAGGGAGCATGATTTTTTTGCCTATGAGATGTTGATATCTTTCATCATCGGGATTGACAGCAACAGCAGTATCTCCCAAAATGGTCTCGGGTCTTGTAGTCGCAATGACAATGCTTTCCTCACTATCTATGACAGGATAGGCTACATGCCATAAATTTCCTTCTTTTTCCTCATATTCAACCTCTGCATCCGAGAGAGCTGTTTTACAGTCGGGACACCAGTTGATAATGCGATTGCCCCTATAAATAAGGCCTTTTTCGTATAGTCTTACAAATACTTCCTTTACCGCCTCACTACACCCTTCATCCATAGTAAAGCGTTCCCTTGACCAGTCGCAGGAGCTTCCTAGTTTTCTAAATTGAGCACTGATACGATTACGATATACTTTTGCCCAATCCCATGCTCTTTCTAAAAATCCATCTCTCCCTAAATCATTTTTCGTTAAGCCATCCTTAGCCATGGCTTCGACTACCTTTACCTCGGTAGCTATGCTAGCATGGTCTGTTCCTGGTAACCATAGGGCTGCATAACCCTGCATTCTCTTCCATCTAATGAGAATATCTTGCAAGGTACCATCAAAGGCATGACCGATGTGTAGCTGCCCTGTAATATTTGGTGGAGGCATAACTATGGTATATCCCTCACCTTTTTCATTAATTTCAGGTTTAAAATATCCCTTTTCTTCCCACCTACTGTATAATTTGTTTTCTACTTCGGCAGGATGATAGATTTTTGCAATATTTGTTCTATCTTCCATGACAAAACCTCCTTGATTCTTAAATAATGTTAAATATATATAAAATGCCAACTACTGCTATAATAAAGCCAATAAGCTTTAGAGCTAAAAATGAAATCCATTGAAAAATCTTTGTAATCATCTTTGCGCCATATACCAATACAGCACCAAAAATTAATAAGCCTACACCTAATTCCATATCTTTCACCCCAAGGTCAAAATATTAGTATAAATTAAGAAGTTTAAGGACTAAATAAAAGTGATCATTTCCTCCTCGCTAAATAATAAATGATAATAAGTAGAAGGACCATAAAAGTAAAAAACCCCTCGTCCAATAAAGGACGAAGGGTTATCTTCGCGGTACCACCTTAGTTCTCAATATGAGCACTTTATCATCATATAACGGATTTCTCCGGATCAACCTACTTCAGACGATGTCCTTTCAGTATCACAGTTTAGAAGCTACCTTCAAAAAAGCCTGTTTCAGGAAATTTCTCAGCCTATGAATTTCCTTCTCTTGGAAAGTACTTTTTCTACTCCTCTTCCTCATTACCTTTAACTGTCTATATTTGTAAACTATTATATAGTAATTTTAGATTTTGTCAATTCATTGTGAAGATCTTTTTCTACTATGCCAGTAATATAAGAATTTAATACCTCCAATGCTTTCATATTATGTCCTCCCTCGGGAATAATAATATCTGCCACTTTTTTCGTCGGTTCCACATAGGAATCATGCATGGGTTTTACCGTAGAAAAGTATTGATCCATTACAGAATCTATAGAGCGTCCTCTTTCTTCTATATCTCGCATTAGTCTTCTTGAAAAACGAATATCACTTTCAGTATCTACAAAAAGCTTTAAATCTAGGATATCCAAAATTTCCTTATAATATAAGGTAAAAATTCCCTCTACTATAATAATAGAGGCAGGTTTTACCTCAATAGTCTCTTGACTACGGGTATGGAGTTTAAAATCATAGACAGGCTCCTGTATAGTTTGTCCATTTTTCAAAGCCTTTAAATGTTCAAATAATAATGCACTTTCAATGGCATCTGGATGATCGTAATTGGCCTTTTCTCTTGTTTCAAAAGGGATATGGCTTTGATCTCGATAATAATTATCTAAAAATATCATGGTGCCACTATTTTCTGGCAACATGTTAAAAATCTGATAGGCTAAAGTGGTTTTTCCCGAGCCTGTTCCCCCGGCAATCCCAATGATTTTCATTAATTCCCGTCCTTTCATTTTTAGGATTTATTCTGTGTAATATGCTACCCTAAAATCATATGCTTAGTCAAGGAACTTGTCCAGTAGTTTTTTTGTTTTACTTTATAAATTAAAATATTATGGGTATATAGGTAGAATAATTGGTATTGCCTCATAAAATAATTAATCATATAATAATATAAGATCAATCTGTTGTACTCGTTAAATTAAGAGCTTGCTTTGTATGAGTGTTTGAGCCAAGCAAGTTTTTGACGCTACCTGTAAGGGTTACAAACTCTTCACCTGGGGATTTAACTGGTACAACCGACAAGATGAATTATTTCATACTTATTCTGGAGGTGACTGTTATGGATGATGGACCCTATCATCTTATGTATGTGATAAGGAAATACGAGGTTTCTCATTCATACTTTCACCTACGGGTGCTAATGATAAAAGGGGAAGCCTCAAAAATTGAATAAAGGAGGAATTTCCTTGAAAGAAATCTTGGACAGAATAGAAAATAAAAACTTTAAAAGTTTACAGAAATACCTTATAGAACAACAACCAGCAGATATCGCTGAATACATGAAGGAATTATCTGATAAAAATAGTTTGCTTGTATTTAGATTGCTACCAAAGGATTTGGCCACTGAGGTATTTTCTTTTATGGATGTTTATTATCAAACTAGATTTTCAGAGCTTATTAAGATCGATGAATTAAGAGAAATTGTTGATGATTTATACTTTGATGATAAAATTGCATTTTTGGAGGAATTGCCAGCAAATTTGGTGAAAAAAATCTTACAGAACACCCATGAGCAAGAACGTAGATTAATTAATCAATTTCTTAATTACCCTGAGTTTTCCGCTGGTAGTCTTATGACTATTGAGTTTGTAGATTTAAAAAAACAAATGACAGTAGCTACTGCCATCAAACATATTCGAGAGACCGGTTATGACAAAGAAACTATTTATACTTGCTATGTTATTGATAAATTTAGAAAATTAGAAGGAGTTATTTCCCTACGGGATATTTTAGTAGCTGATGAAGATGAAAAGATTAGTGAATTGATGGAAACAGAATTTATTTCTATCCACACAAAGGAAGACCAGGAGGAAGTAGCTGAGATTTTTAAAAAATATGATTTTCTTGCCCTGCCAGTAGTGGATTCTGAAAATAGGTTAGTGGGCATTATTACCGTAGATGATATTGTGGATGTTATTGAAGAAGAAAATACCGAAGACTTTCATAAAATGGCAGCTCTACAGCCTACTGAGGAAGAATATTTAGACTCTAGCATTCTCTCCCTTGCCAGAAAAAGAATCCCTTGGCTGTTGATATTGATGATCTCTGCTACCTTTACGGGGGCCATTATGGATGGCTATGAAGCCTTATTACAGCAAATCGTGGCCCTCATGGTGTTTGTACCCATGCTCATGGGTACCGGGGGAAACGCTGGATCTCAATCCTCTACTTTAGTTGTAAGGGGGATGGCCCTAGGGGAAATTACTCCCTCTGATATTTTCAAGGTGGTTTGGAAGGAAATAAGGGTAAGTCTTATAGTAGGATCTACCTTGGCCCTTTTGAACTTCTTACGGATTTATTATATTGAAAAGTATCCCTTCAATATATCCCTTACCGTAAGCCTTACTCTAATCATTACGGTCATACTTGCCAAAGTCATAGGAAGTACACTGCCCATTGGAGCAAAGGCCCTAAAAATGGACCCAGCGGTTATGGCCAGTCCTTTGATTACGACAATTTTAGATGCATTGGTGCTGATTACTTATTTTACAGTGGCGGGAAGTATTCTACATCTATAAAACTATTAAAAAGCAAACCACAGAGCTATGGCATGAAAAATAATTACGAATTTTAAGATTCATGTCAAATCTCTAAAGTATAAAAAATATTAAGAGTCTAGTCGATGATCTAAAATCCGATCGAAGACAGATAGAGAGTTTTAATCCTAGGATAAGACAAATGCGTGTTTTACTAGTTTCATTCCAAATTGCCCTATCCTAGGCTTAAAGTTTGTATGCTTACTACAGATTTCACCAAGCTTGCTTTACTGAAACAGGTGACTGGGCTTTTCTTTCACATTTAACTGGTACAACAGATTAATTTATTTCTTTGCCAAATGATAAATATTCAATACATCCTCTTTATAGAGTTTAACTAAACTACCTACAGGACCATTTTCTGTACATTTTTCTGCCATTTCCTCTAATCGGTCATCAGGAATGTTTAATTCCTCTAAAGTAACTGGTAAACCTGCTGCCCTAAAGAAATCCTTCATTTTTTCTATAGCAGTTTCTATGGTTACCTCTAAATGATCAAAGTCAGGCTCTACCTCCCATACCCTTGATGCAAATTGTGCAAATATACTCATGTTATTTTTATAAACATACTTTATCCAGGCCGGGAAAATAACAGCCAAGCCTGCTCCATGAGTTACATCATAGATCCCACTTAATTCATGTTCAATATTGTGGGAAGCCCAATCTTCTTCCCTACCTGTTCCCAACAATCCATTATGAGCGATGGTACCTGCCCACATAATTTCTGCTCGAGCAGCATAATCTCGTGGATTTTTTAGTGCTATAGGAAGATTTTTAATCATAGATTTCAAAGTAGCCTCACAGAGACGATCCGTAAAATCTACATTTTTTTCATTAGTAAAATATCTCTCCATAACGTGGGCCATAATATCCGCCACTCCCGATGCAGTTTGATATGGAGGTAGACTATAGGTAAGTTCTGGATTCATAATGGCAAATCTTGGCCTCATTAAATTATGTCCGCAGCTTTTTTTGTACCATCCCTCCTCATTGGTAATGACCGTTCCACTACTGGCTTCACTGCCTGTAGCAGGCAATGTTAAAACTACACCTATAGGGATAATTGTGCCTATTTTACTTTTTCCTTCAAAAAAATCCCAAACATCTCCATCATAGTGTACACCTACTGCAATAGCTTTGGCAGAATCAATAACACTTCCTCCCCCTACAGCTAGAATAAAGTCAACCTTTTCTCTACGACAAAGTTCTATTCCCTCTTTAACTAAGCTAAGCCTAGGATTAGGTTGTACACCAGATAATTCCACGAAATCAATGTTCTCATCCTTTAGTGCTTTGACTACTCTATCATATAGTCCACTTTTTTTAATACTTCCTCCACCATAGTGAAGTAAAATCTTTTTCCCATGATGCTTTACTTCTTTTCCTACTTTTAACTCAGTTTCCTTCCCAAAAATAAATTTTGTAGGACTTTGAAAAGTAAAATTTTGCATAGTTCATCTACCTCCCTTTATTATTAAATTAAATCCTTGAAAGCCTCTATAATTTATAGAAGGATTTTCAAGCACAAAATTCATTAATGAACTAAAATTGCTTATGTTTATAAAAATGCTACGCTATCTTCAATTTTGTATTCATATCTTATCTTGAGCTATTATTGGCTTGTTAATTGACTTTTACATAATGTGTGGTCATCATGCTCTTTCATGTTTTTTTCATCTATTACCAAATGATTTTACAACGTTTATATTTTTCGGGTGTTCATCTCAATAAGGTGATATTTCATTGTTCCTAATCCTATTTTTTCTGCATGCTCTAGAGTAACTCTTCCCTTTTCAAAAAGCTTTTCCCCGCTATTTTTCTGTAGTAAATCTAAACAAGCTGTATCCAGGGCTACAGGATCCTTTCCTGCTAAAACTCCGATATTATCAGCAATAAGTTCCATGGCCTGGCCCGCACAGTCACAGGCTTCGGTAATGTTATGAATAAAAGCGATATAAATAATATCCTTATCCTTGGCTGCTCCATAGGCATACTCCGCCAATTTTTCTAGAAAATGGTCTCCTCCCCCTGCTGTTTGAATTGCTCCTTGGGGACAAACAGCAATACATCCTGCACAGCCTACACATTTTTCATCATTGATTATGGCGATATCCTCGGTATGGATGGCATCAAAATCACATTTGGTTTCACAGATACCGCAGGTGATACATTTCTCAGCTATTACATTAGGGGATATTCCTGAATGCTGATCCAATTTACCTCCCCGGGCAGCAAAACCCATAGCAAGTTGTTTTAGAGCGCCTCCAAAGCCTGCCTCTACATGACCTTTAAAATGGCTCATGACAATAAATTGATTATAATCTCCATAGGCCTTGCCGATTTTACACTTGTCTATGTAGTCCTTATTAATTTCTATTTCATTATATTCAGTTCCTGTATCTCCATCGGCTATGATAATGGGGATCTGGATAAAGCCATGGTTTTTCGCTGTTTCAATATGGATATCTTTGGTGGTTCTAGATCCTCTATATAATACATTGGTCTCAATATAGGATGGAGATACTCCCTTTTCTTTGAGATAATCTATAATAGCATCATAAGAGGTGGCAGGCATAAAAGTTTTATTGCCTTTCTCTCCAAAATGGACTTTGATGGGAACTCGCTTTTCGAAATTATACTCCGTTTCTATTACGATTTTCTTCAACAATTTTAAAGCATCTTTTCCCAATTCACCATAATCTGATCCTGAGTTTTTGATAAAATATACATTGCTCATTTTTATCCCTTCCCTTCTTTTGATAATCAAAATATTTTATAACCTTTGGATATAATCTCATAATAGCCTAATATTAACCCCCATAAAATACTATCTGATTGTAATTTGCATATCTTTTCCAAGACTTCTTCTGGCCCACCAATATCAATCATATCTTGCATAACATTAGATAGATTATCCGTTGGCACTCTAAAGTGTAAAGCTGCGGCTGCTGCTAGACATAAATTTAATGGGAGAATTCTATGTTTAAGCGCCAACTTTGCTCCTCCTATAATTCTATCGTTATCAGATAGTTTTCGCAATGGATCCCTACCAACTCTAATAATGGTATCATCTAAATCAGGGTCTCTTAATCTTTCTATCATACTATTAATTTTATCTAAAGTTTCGGTAAAGGAGACATTAAATTCTTTTGCTAATGCTTTTCCCGATTCTAATGCTGAACAGTAAACTATATATCGAATATGATGGTCATTTATTGCCTCGGATATATGCTGGTATCCTTTTACAAAACCCAAATACGCCACTACTGCATGAAGCGAATTATAGACAAAGATTTTTCGTGTTTTATAATACTGAAACGAATCTAATAAGATCATATTTTTAATCCGAGGTATTTCTCCTTTAAAGGCATATTTG
The DNA window shown above is from Irregularibacter muris and carries:
- a CDS encoding ZIP family metal transporter, yielding MFQWFYEIDHVTQALIATLFTWFVTALGAGLVFIFKTINRKVLDGMLGFAAGVMIAASFWSLLAPAIDMAEKTSKYPVLPAVIGFLGGGAFLWLVDNIIPHLHMGYPTSEAEGIETNWHRSVLLVLAITLHNIPEGLAVGVAFGALATGSSPATIGGAIALALGIGIQNFPEGAAVSIPLRREGLSRWKSFLYGQASGIVEPIAGVIGAIAVVAMEPILPYALSFAAGAMIYVVVEELIPESQLNKNTHVATIGAMLGFAVMMVLDVALG
- a CDS encoding DUF362 domain-containing protein yields the protein MSNVYFIKNSGSDYGELGKDALKLLKKIVIETEYNFEKRVPIKVHFGEKGNKTFMPATSYDAIIDYLKEKGVSPSYIETNVLYRGSRTTKDIHIETAKNHGFIQIPIIIADGDTGTEYNEIEINKDYIDKCKIGKAYGDYNQFIVMSHFKGHVEAGFGGALKQLAMGFAARGGKLDQHSGISPNVIAEKCITCGICETKCDFDAIHTEDIAIINDEKCVGCAGCIAVCPQGAIQTAGGGDHFLEKLAEYAYGAAKDKDIIYIAFIHNITEACDCAGQAMELIADNIGVLAGKDPVALDTACLDLLQKNSGEKLFEKGRVTLEHAEKIGLGTMKYHLIEMNTRKI
- a CDS encoding hemerythrin domain-containing protein, coding for MKSIDILVQEHNNIQRVLAVVRKACMDIVEGGDVDTEDFLAIVDFIKNYADKHHHGKEEDMLFADMSNELGEAIKVGPVQGMLIEHDMGRRFVKLLEEAIKRYQAGDKGAKVDIIANAIGYAHLLNDHIDKENNVLYQFALRQLKDETKEKLDREFNEYESLDEHQERREKYIHMVKELQKKYNLI
- a CDS encoding valine--tRNA ligase, giving the protein MEDRTNIAKIYHPAEVENKLYSRWEEKGYFKPEINEKGEGYTIVMPPPNITGQLHIGHAFDGTLQDILIRWKRMQGYAALWLPGTDHASIATEVKVVEAMAKDGLTKNDLGRDGFLERAWDWAKVYRNRISAQFRKLGSSCDWSRERFTMDEGCSEAVKEVFVRLYEKGLIYRGNRIINWCPDCKTALSDAEVEYEEKEGNLWHVAYPVIDSEESIVIATTRPETILGDTAVAVNPDDERYQHLIGKKIMLPLMNREIPIIADSYVDMEFGTGAVKITPAHDPNDFEVGLRHKLPKIKVMHDDATMNELAGKYEGMDRYEARKAIVEDLKGMGLLVNIEAHPHNVGGCYRCSTTVEPIISQQWFVKMEPLAQPALQVVREGETKFIPERFEKIYYNWMENIRDWCISRQLWWGHRIPAYYCQDCGETIVAKEAPEKCSCGSSHIVQDEDVLDTWFSSALWPFSTLGWPDKTEDVEKFYPNNVLVTGYDIIFFWVARMIFSGIEQMGETPFEDVYIHGIVRDAQGRKMSKSLGNGVDPLEIIEEFGADALRFTLVTGNSPGNDTRWHMEKVEANRNFANKIWNASRFVLMNLQEDILDKEDIANENFTSADKWIISRCNTLIKEITENLDKYELGIATAKLYDFIWSEYCDWYIELVKPRLYGEDQNSKIAAQYTLVKVLKNTLKLLHPFMPFITEEIFTHLPGQEESIMISQWPEYKEENNYEKEEQEMKTIMAVIRSIRNARAEMNVVPSRKAKVILIADNENIAGLLKNSAAYFKSLASASEIVVNTIKENIPENAVTTVVDKVEIFIPLEDLVDKEKEIERLQKEKSHLESELKRVNGKLSNQGFIAKAPDQVVEQEKEKQKKYQEMMEKVLERLASYEK
- the udk gene encoding uridine kinase, producing the protein MKIIGIAGGTGSGKTTLAYQIFNMLPENSGTMIFLDNYYRDQSHIPFETREKANYDHPDAIESALLFEHLKALKNGQTIQEPVYDFKLHTRSQETIEVKPASIIIVEGIFTLYYKEILDILDLKLFVDTESDIRFSRRLMRDIEERGRSIDSVMDQYFSTVKPMHDSYVEPTKKVADIIIPEGGHNMKALEVLNSYITGIVEKDLHNELTKSKITI
- a CDS encoding iron-containing alcohol dehydrogenase, which encodes MQNFTFQSPTKFIFGKETELKVGKEVKHHGKKILLHYGGGSIKKSGLYDRVVKALKDENIDFVELSGVQPNPRLSLVKEGIELCRREKVDFILAVGGGSVIDSAKAIAVGVHYDGDVWDFFEGKSKIGTIIPIGVVLTLPATGSEASSGTVITNEEGWYKKSCGHNLMRPRFAIMNPELTYSLPPYQTASGVADIMAHVMERYFTNEKNVDFTDRLCEATLKSMIKNLPIALKNPRDYAARAEIMWAGTIAHNGLLGTGREEDWASHNIEHELSGIYDVTHGAGLAVIFPAWIKYVYKNNMSIFAQFASRVWEVEPDFDHLEVTIETAIEKMKDFFRAAGLPVTLEELNIPDDRLEEMAEKCTENGPVGSLVKLYKEDVLNIYHLAKK
- the mgtE gene encoding magnesium transporter, producing MKEILDRIENKNFKSLQKYLIEQQPADIAEYMKELSDKNSLLVFRLLPKDLATEVFSFMDVYYQTRFSELIKIDELREIVDDLYFDDKIAFLEELPANLVKKILQNTHEQERRLINQFLNYPEFSAGSLMTIEFVDLKKQMTVATAIKHIRETGYDKETIYTCYVIDKFRKLEGVISLRDILVADEDEKISELMETEFISIHTKEDQEEVAEIFKKYDFLALPVVDSENRLVGIITVDDIVDVIEEENTEDFHKMAALQPTEEEYLDSSILSLARKRIPWLLILMISATFTGAIMDGYEALLQQIVALMVFVPMLMGTGGNAGSQSSTLVVRGMALGEITPSDIFKVVWKEIRVSLIVGSTLALLNFLRIYYIEKYPFNISLTVSLTLIITVILAKVIGSTLPIGAKALKMDPAVMASPLITTILDALVLITYFTVAGSILHL